CTCCGTGCCAAACATGTAGCCAACGGGGTTCGCATCCGAGGATAAGAGACACAAGTACGAACACCTCTGAAGACGCTCCCACATCTTCTTGGGGCCAAGGATTTTCAACTTTCCTGTATTTGGATTTTTTCCAAATGAAGAACAAAATATCCTCGATACAATATAGGCGTGATGAGGTTCAATTTCATCCCGGGGAATCAGGTCGAGGGTATAGCCCCTCGAGGATATCCGCCTGCCTCGCTGAGGAGATAGCTTTGGAACTGACTGCTCTATTGATGCGGGGCGTCGAGCCAAGAAAAGGAGCTCCGGAGCATCAGGATCGAAAGGCTTCTTGAAGTCCCATTTTCCCGCCCTGACCGAAAACATTTCAATCCTGTCAAAACCAGCTTGGCACAATAGGTCATATATCTCTACGGGAAGGTATCGCCGCTCCTTGATCACTGTATCGAAGATGATGTTTCCATCTTTGATAAACTGCTCCCGACGATACAAAATGCCCTTGGTCGGATTATAGAGCATGCGCGAAAAATCAAACACTTCGCCGCAGTTTTGCATCGTGCGAACTGGTTCTAGGTCTTGGGGATCAGGGTCCGCCAATGTTAGCTGCGGCATATTGCGCAGCACCTGCAGCCCATTCATGCAACTCAATGCGACCCATCCGTCTGGGAAGCAGAGCTTGAAGAGCGACGACACAATTGCGGTCGCGTCTGCCTTTTCGGGGCTGCTGCCAATGATGTCGTAAAGGCAAAGCACTAAATCGGCCCCGCCCATCGCCTTCGGGCAACGCGCGTCGCCCGCTTCAATATCAAGAGTCCCGTTACTTTCACTTATGGATTCCGATTTGGAATCCCGGGATTGTTTCGCGCGCTCGACCCAAGCTTGCGCGAAATCAAAAGCCCTGACTTTGTGACCCATAAGCGCC
The nucleotide sequence above comes from Candidatus Hydrogenedentota bacterium. Encoded proteins:
- a CDS encoding GNAT family N-acetyltransferase, producing the protein MQEVLQLPPIPKSVSATRNAAVESPFLVQSLPSAKLMTDNDEKTARAYSLMAMNHDHVWARFAKEEMLALIDHANIRTPIKVIDMGCGSGRHSLCLALMGHKVRAFDFAQAWVERAKQSRDSKSESISESNGTLDIEAGDARCPKAMGGADLVLCLYDIIGSSPEKADATAIVSSLFKLCFPDGWVALSCMNGLQVLRNMPQLTLADPDPQDLEPVRTMQNCGEVFDFSRMLYNPTKGILYRREQFIKDGNIIFDTVIKERRYLPVEIYDLLCQAGFDRIEMFSVRAGKWDFKKPFDPDAPELLFLARRPASIEQSVPKLSPQRGRRISSRGYTLDLIPRDEIEPHHAYIVSRIFCSSFGKNPNTGKLKILGPKKMWERLQRCSYLCLLSSDANPVGYMFGTEYNHLLTKIAWLDSICVAVEHRKKGYATAMLDAFARAVPTFEWLGATSPNPITPLVLQKLALGKIYLSGRPAPSEIIKSLEYICNECEDLRGCKIDPEEMYIKTNFSVQLDANEKEWRKDAPAPAWWTKLANLPEDYESLLIIHRSSISQVGDAD